A genomic segment from Vicugna pacos chromosome 17, VicPac4, whole genome shotgun sequence encodes:
- the HYAL1 gene encoding hyaluronidase-1 isoform X1 has product MRPFSPEVSLDLPWAMAAHLLPICTLFLNLLSMAQGSRGPVVPNRPFTTVWNANTQWCLEKHGVDVDVSVFDVVANPGQNFRGPNMTIFYSSQLGTYPYYTSAGEPVFGGLPQNASLDAHLVRTFQDILAAMPASDFSGLAVIDWEAWRPRWAFNWDTKEIYRQRSRALVQRQHPYWPAPWVEAAAQDQFQGAAQAWMAGTLKLGQALRPRGLWGFYGFPDCYNYDFLNPNYTGQCPPSIRAQNDQLGWLWSQSRALYPSIYIPAAMEGTRKAQMYVRHRVSEAFRVAVGAGDPSLPVLPYVQIFYDMTNHFLPLEELEHSLGESAAQGAAGVVLWVSWENTRTKESCQAIKEYVDTTLGPFILNVTSGALLCSQALCSGHGRCARRLSHPEALLNFSPTSFSIKPMPGGGQLTLRGALLLEDWVQMAEKFKCRCYRGWRGTWCEQQGMW; this is encoded by the exons ATGAGGCCCTTCAGCCCTGAG GTTTCCCTAGACCTGCCCTGGGCCATGGCAGCCCACCTGCTTCCCATCTGCACCCTCTTCCTGAACTTGCTCAGCATGGCTCAAGGCTCCAGGGGCCCTGTGGTACCCAACCGGCCCTTCACCACCGTCTGGAACGCAAACACCCAATGGTGTCTGGAGAAACACGGCGTGGACGTGGATGTCAGTGTCTTTGATGTGGTGGCCAACCCGGGGCAGAACTTCCGCGGCCCTAACATGACCATTTTCTACAGCTCCCAGCTGGGTACCTACCCTTACTACACGTCTGCTGGGGAACCCGTGTTTGGTGGCCTGCCTCAGAATGCCAGCCTGGATGCCCACCTGGTCCGCACATTCCAGGACATCCTGGCCGCCATGCCCGCATCTGACTTCTCAGGGCTGGCGGTCATTGACTGGGAGGCATGGCGCCCACGCTGGGCCTTCAACTGGGACACCAAGGAAATTTATCGGCAGCGCTCACGGGCTCTGGTACAGAGGCAGCACCCCTACTGGCCAGCTCCTTGGGTGGAGGCAGCAGCTCAGGACCAGTTCCAGGGGGCTGCGCAGGCCTGGATGGCAGGCACCCTCAAGCTGGGGCAAGCACTGCGGCCTCGTGGCCTGTGGGGCTTCTATGGCTTCCCTGACTGCTATAACTATGACTTTTTAAACCCCAACTACACAGGCCAGTGCCCACCAAGTATCCGTGCCCAGAATGACcagctggggtggctgtggagcCAGAGCCGTGCCCTCTACCCCAGCATCTACATACCTGCGGCCATGGAGGGCACAAGGAAGGCACAGATGTATGTGCGGCACCGAGTGAGTGAGGCATTCCGTGTGGCTGTGGGTGCTGGGGACCCTAGTCTGCCAGTGCTACCCTACGTCCAGATCTTCTACGACATGACTAACCACTTTCTGCCCCTG GAGGAGCTGGAGCACAGTCTGGGGGAGAGCGCAGCCCAGGGGGCGGCAGGAGTGGTGCTCTGGGTGAGCTGGGAGAACACGAGAACCAAG GAGTCATGCCAGGCCATCAAGGAGTATGTTGACACGACGCTGGGGCCTTTCATCCTGAATGTGACCAGCGGGGCGCTTCTGTGCAGTCAAGCCCTGTGCTCTGGCCATGGCCGCTGTGCCCGGCGCCTCAGCCACCCTGAGGCCCTCCTCAACTTCAGCCCCACCAGTTTCTCCATCAAGCCCATGCCTGGTGGTGGACAGCTGACCCTACGAGGTGCCCTCTTACTGGAGGATTGGGTGCAGATGGCTGAGAAGTTCAAATGTCGCTGCTACCGTGGGTGGAGAGGAACATGGTGTGAGCAGCAGGGCATGTGGTGA
- the HYAL1 gene encoding hyaluronidase-1 isoform X4, with product MRPFSPEVSLDLPWAMAAHLLPICTLFLNLLSMAQGSRGPVVPNRPFTTVWNANTQWCLEKHGVDVDVSVFDVVANPGQNFRGPNMTIFYSSQLGQCPPSIRAQNDQLGWLWSQSRALYPSIYIPAAMEGTRKAQMYVRHRVSEAFRVAVGAGDPSLPVLPYVQIFYDMTNHFLPLEELEHSLGESAAQGAAGVVLWVSWENTRTKESCQAIKEYVDTTLGPFILNVTSGALLCSQALCSGHGRCARRLSHPEALLNFSPTSFSIKPMPGGGQLTLRGALLLEDWVQMAEKFKCRCYRGWRGTWCEQQGMW from the exons ATGAGGCCCTTCAGCCCTGAG GTTTCCCTAGACCTGCCCTGGGCCATGGCAGCCCACCTGCTTCCCATCTGCACCCTCTTCCTGAACTTGCTCAGCATGGCTCAAGGCTCCAGGGGCCCTGTGGTACCCAACCGGCCCTTCACCACCGTCTGGAACGCAAACACCCAATGGTGTCTGGAGAAACACGGCGTGGACGTGGATGTCAGTGTCTTTGATGTGGTGGCCAACCCGGGGCAGAACTTCCGCGGCCCTAACATGACCATTTTCTACAGCTCCCAGCTGG GCCAGTGCCCACCAAGTATCCGTGCCCAGAATGACcagctggggtggctgtggagcCAGAGCCGTGCCCTCTACCCCAGCATCTACATACCTGCGGCCATGGAGGGCACAAGGAAGGCACAGATGTATGTGCGGCACCGAGTGAGTGAGGCATTCCGTGTGGCTGTGGGTGCTGGGGACCCTAGTCTGCCAGTGCTACCCTACGTCCAGATCTTCTACGACATGACTAACCACTTTCTGCCCCTG GAGGAGCTGGAGCACAGTCTGGGGGAGAGCGCAGCCCAGGGGGCGGCAGGAGTGGTGCTCTGGGTGAGCTGGGAGAACACGAGAACCAAG GAGTCATGCCAGGCCATCAAGGAGTATGTTGACACGACGCTGGGGCCTTTCATCCTGAATGTGACCAGCGGGGCGCTTCTGTGCAGTCAAGCCCTGTGCTCTGGCCATGGCCGCTGTGCCCGGCGCCTCAGCCACCCTGAGGCCCTCCTCAACTTCAGCCCCACCAGTTTCTCCATCAAGCCCATGCCTGGTGGTGGACAGCTGACCCTACGAGGTGCCCTCTTACTGGAGGATTGGGTGCAGATGGCTGAGAAGTTCAAATGTCGCTGCTACCGTGGGTGGAGAGGAACATGGTGTGAGCAGCAGGGCATGTGGTGA
- the HYAL1 gene encoding hyaluronidase-1 isoform X3: MPASDFSGLAVIDWEAWRPRWAFNWDTKEIYRQRSRALVQRQHPYWPAPWVEAAAQDQFQGAAQAWMAGTLKLGQALRPRGLWGFYGFPDCYNYDFLNPNYTGQCPPSIRAQNDQLGWLWSQSRALYPSIYIPAAMEGTRKAQMYVRHRVSEAFRVAVGAGDPSLPVLPYVQIFYDMTNHFLPLEELEHSLGESAAQGAAGVVLWVSWENTRTKESCQAIKEYVDTTLGPFILNVTSGALLCSQALCSGHGRCARRLSHPEALLNFSPTSFSIKPMPGGGQLTLRGALLLEDWVQMAEKFKCRCYRGWRGTWCEQQGMW; the protein is encoded by the exons ATGCCCGCATCTGACTTCTCAGGGCTGGCGGTCATTGACTGGGAGGCATGGCGCCCACGCTGGGCCTTCAACTGGGACACCAAGGAAATTTATCGGCAGCGCTCACGGGCTCTGGTACAGAGGCAGCACCCCTACTGGCCAGCTCCTTGGGTGGAGGCAGCAGCTCAGGACCAGTTCCAGGGGGCTGCGCAGGCCTGGATGGCAGGCACCCTCAAGCTGGGGCAAGCACTGCGGCCTCGTGGCCTGTGGGGCTTCTATGGCTTCCCTGACTGCTATAACTATGACTTTTTAAACCCCAACTACACAGGCCAGTGCCCACCAAGTATCCGTGCCCAGAATGACcagctggggtggctgtggagcCAGAGCCGTGCCCTCTACCCCAGCATCTACATACCTGCGGCCATGGAGGGCACAAGGAAGGCACAGATGTATGTGCGGCACCGAGTGAGTGAGGCATTCCGTGTGGCTGTGGGTGCTGGGGACCCTAGTCTGCCAGTGCTACCCTACGTCCAGATCTTCTACGACATGACTAACCACTTTCTGCCCCTG GAGGAGCTGGAGCACAGTCTGGGGGAGAGCGCAGCCCAGGGGGCGGCAGGAGTGGTGCTCTGGGTGAGCTGGGAGAACACGAGAACCAAG GAGTCATGCCAGGCCATCAAGGAGTATGTTGACACGACGCTGGGGCCTTTCATCCTGAATGTGACCAGCGGGGCGCTTCTGTGCAGTCAAGCCCTGTGCTCTGGCCATGGCCGCTGTGCCCGGCGCCTCAGCCACCCTGAGGCCCTCCTCAACTTCAGCCCCACCAGTTTCTCCATCAAGCCCATGCCTGGTGGTGGACAGCTGACCCTACGAGGTGCCCTCTTACTGGAGGATTGGGTGCAGATGGCTGAGAAGTTCAAATGTCGCTGCTACCGTGGGTGGAGAGGAACATGGTGTGAGCAGCAGGGCATGTGGTGA
- the HYAL1 gene encoding hyaluronidase-1 isoform X2 produces the protein MRPFSPEVSLDLPWAMAAHLLPICTLFLNLLSMAQGSRGPVVPNRPFTTVWNANTQWCLEKHGVDVDVSVFDVVANPGQNFRGPNMTIFYSSQLGTYPYYTSAGEPVFGGLPQNASLDAHLVRTFQDILAAMPASDFSGLAVIDWEAWRPRWAFNWDTKEIYRQRSRALVQRQHPYWPAPWVEAAAQDQFQGAAQAWMAGTLKLGQALRPRGLWGFYGFPDCYNYDFLNPNYTGQCPPSIRAQNDQLGWLWSQSRALYPSIYIPAAMEGTRKAQMYVRHRVSEAFRVAVGAGDPSLPVLPYVQIFYDMTNHFLPLEELEHSLGESAAQGAAGVVLWVSWENTRTKSWLIRR, from the exons ATGAGGCCCTTCAGCCCTGAG GTTTCCCTAGACCTGCCCTGGGCCATGGCAGCCCACCTGCTTCCCATCTGCACCCTCTTCCTGAACTTGCTCAGCATGGCTCAAGGCTCCAGGGGCCCTGTGGTACCCAACCGGCCCTTCACCACCGTCTGGAACGCAAACACCCAATGGTGTCTGGAGAAACACGGCGTGGACGTGGATGTCAGTGTCTTTGATGTGGTGGCCAACCCGGGGCAGAACTTCCGCGGCCCTAACATGACCATTTTCTACAGCTCCCAGCTGGGTACCTACCCTTACTACACGTCTGCTGGGGAACCCGTGTTTGGTGGCCTGCCTCAGAATGCCAGCCTGGATGCCCACCTGGTCCGCACATTCCAGGACATCCTGGCCGCCATGCCCGCATCTGACTTCTCAGGGCTGGCGGTCATTGACTGGGAGGCATGGCGCCCACGCTGGGCCTTCAACTGGGACACCAAGGAAATTTATCGGCAGCGCTCACGGGCTCTGGTACAGAGGCAGCACCCCTACTGGCCAGCTCCTTGGGTGGAGGCAGCAGCTCAGGACCAGTTCCAGGGGGCTGCGCAGGCCTGGATGGCAGGCACCCTCAAGCTGGGGCAAGCACTGCGGCCTCGTGGCCTGTGGGGCTTCTATGGCTTCCCTGACTGCTATAACTATGACTTTTTAAACCCCAACTACACAGGCCAGTGCCCACCAAGTATCCGTGCCCAGAATGACcagctggggtggctgtggagcCAGAGCCGTGCCCTCTACCCCAGCATCTACATACCTGCGGCCATGGAGGGCACAAGGAAGGCACAGATGTATGTGCGGCACCGAGTGAGTGAGGCATTCCGTGTGGCTGTGGGTGCTGGGGACCCTAGTCTGCCAGTGCTACCCTACGTCCAGATCTTCTACGACATGACTAACCACTTTCTGCCCCTG GAGGAGCTGGAGCACAGTCTGGGGGAGAGCGCAGCCCAGGGGGCGGCAGGAGTGGTGCTCTGGGTGAGCTGGGAGAACACGAGAACCAAG TCCTGGCTGATTCGCAGGTGA
- the HYAL1 gene encoding hyaluronidase-1 isoform X5 produces the protein MAPTLGLQLGHQGNLSAALTGSGQCPPSIRAQNDQLGWLWSQSRALYPSIYIPAAMEGTRKAQMYVRHRVSEAFRVAVGAGDPSLPVLPYVQIFYDMTNHFLPLEELEHSLGESAAQGAAGVVLWVSWENTRTKESCQAIKEYVDTTLGPFILNVTSGALLCSQALCSGHGRCARRLSHPEALLNFSPTSFSIKPMPGGGQLTLRGALLLEDWVQMAEKFKCRCYRGWRGTWCEQQGMW, from the exons ATGGCGCCCACGCTGGGCCTTCAACTGGGACACCAAGGAAATTTATCGGCAGCGCTCACGGGCTCTG GCCAGTGCCCACCAAGTATCCGTGCCCAGAATGACcagctggggtggctgtggagcCAGAGCCGTGCCCTCTACCCCAGCATCTACATACCTGCGGCCATGGAGGGCACAAGGAAGGCACAGATGTATGTGCGGCACCGAGTGAGTGAGGCATTCCGTGTGGCTGTGGGTGCTGGGGACCCTAGTCTGCCAGTGCTACCCTACGTCCAGATCTTCTACGACATGACTAACCACTTTCTGCCCCTG GAGGAGCTGGAGCACAGTCTGGGGGAGAGCGCAGCCCAGGGGGCGGCAGGAGTGGTGCTCTGGGTGAGCTGGGAGAACACGAGAACCAAG GAGTCATGCCAGGCCATCAAGGAGTATGTTGACACGACGCTGGGGCCTTTCATCCTGAATGTGACCAGCGGGGCGCTTCTGTGCAGTCAAGCCCTGTGCTCTGGCCATGGCCGCTGTGCCCGGCGCCTCAGCCACCCTGAGGCCCTCCTCAACTTCAGCCCCACCAGTTTCTCCATCAAGCCCATGCCTGGTGGTGGACAGCTGACCCTACGAGGTGCCCTCTTACTGGAGGATTGGGTGCAGATGGCTGAGAAGTTCAAATGTCGCTGCTACCGTGGGTGGAGAGGAACATGGTGTGAGCAGCAGGGCATGTGGTGA
- the HYAL1 gene encoding hyaluronidase-1 isoform X6, with product MEGTRKAQMYVRHRVSEAFRVAVGAGDPSLPVLPYVQIFYDMTNHFLPLEELEHSLGESAAQGAAGVVLWVSWENTRTKESCQAIKEYVDTTLGPFILNVTSGALLCSQALCSGHGRCARRLSHPEALLNFSPTSFSIKPMPGGGQLTLRGALLLEDWVQMAEKFKCRCYRGWRGTWCEQQGMW from the exons ATGGAGGGCACAAGGAAGGCACAGATGTATGTGCGGCACCGAGTGAGTGAGGCATTCCGTGTGGCTGTGGGTGCTGGGGACCCTAGTCTGCCAGTGCTACCCTACGTCCAGATCTTCTACGACATGACTAACCACTTTCTGCCCCTG GAGGAGCTGGAGCACAGTCTGGGGGAGAGCGCAGCCCAGGGGGCGGCAGGAGTGGTGCTCTGGGTGAGCTGGGAGAACACGAGAACCAAG GAGTCATGCCAGGCCATCAAGGAGTATGTTGACACGACGCTGGGGCCTTTCATCCTGAATGTGACCAGCGGGGCGCTTCTGTGCAGTCAAGCCCTGTGCTCTGGCCATGGCCGCTGTGCCCGGCGCCTCAGCCACCCTGAGGCCCTCCTCAACTTCAGCCCCACCAGTTTCTCCATCAAGCCCATGCCTGGTGGTGGACAGCTGACCCTACGAGGTGCCCTCTTACTGGAGGATTGGGTGCAGATGGCTGAGAAGTTCAAATGTCGCTGCTACCGTGGGTGGAGAGGAACATGGTGTGAGCAGCAGGGCATGTGGTGA